A stretch of the Solanum dulcamara chromosome 6, daSolDulc1.2, whole genome shotgun sequence genome encodes the following:
- the LOC129891831 gene encoding transcription factor bHLH120-like, whose product MDDSEFDFDQLDQLLNFFSSPPPCLSAISLEKHDSSIISSQTQNSNDGKKPTITTTIVDDDQSQDPPKEKEKKKVLRKDVERQRRRDMAKLYQRLRLLIPSKYLMGKRSISDHLEEIVDYVKDLRKNIEDLEIKREKLKEMKNNICSSQLAPSSSSMKLSDDDEDRIIVKSCNGGVEISIKGGISLSKVLKVVMKEGLIVNSCVSSTIDQRLHHIIQSKVNTRGDIDLAMLRSKLMSLS is encoded by the exons ATGGATGATTCGGAATTTGACTTTGACCAATTAGATCAACTATTgaactttttttcttctcctcctccttgtCTTTCGGCTATTAGTTTAGAAAAACATGATTCATCAATTATTTCATCACAAACACAGAACTCTAATGATGGAAAGAAGCCAACTATCACCACTACTATTgttgatgatgatcaaagtcaAGATCCTCctaaagagaaagagaagaagaaagtcTTACGCAAAGATGTTGAAAGGCAAAGAAGGCGCGATATGGCTAAGCTTTACCAGCGTTTGCGCCTTCTTATTCCTTCCAAGTATCTCATG GGAAAGAGATCTATATCTGATCATCTAGAAGAGATTGTGGAttatgtaaaagacttgaggaagaatatAGAGGACTtggaaataaaaagagaaaaattgaaagaaatgaaaaataatatttgtagcTCTCAATTGGCACCATCTTCTTCCTCTATGAAATTaagtgatgatgatgaagataGAATAATAGTGAAATCATGCAATGGAGGAGTGGAAATTTCAATAAAAGGAGGGATTTCTCTTTCAAAAGTGCTTAAAGTAGTTATGAAAGAAGGACTTATTGTTAATAGTTGTGTTTCCTCCACAATTGATCAAAGGCTTCATCACATCATTCAATCTAAG GTTAATACAAGAGGGGATATTGATCTTGCAATGCTACGATCCAAGTTAATGAGTTTATCTTAG
- the LOC129892580 gene encoding transcription factor bHLH120-like: MDDSEFDFGQLDQLFNFLSSPPPPPPTTLQNQDSSFSLQTQNSNFVITSTHHVPTKKPIVTNHVIKKKPILIKNINIIVDQVQDKEKVVEKKKVMRRDVERQRRCDMAKLYQRLRLLIPSKYLMGKRSISDHLEEIVDYVKDLRKNIEDLEIKREKLKDIKNVICSSQLAPSSSSMKLSDDDGDRIIVKSCNGGVEISIKGGISLSKVLKVVMKGGLIVNCCVSSTINRRLIHIIQSKVNTRGDIDLAMLRSKLMSIS; encoded by the exons atggatGATTCCGAATTTGACTTTGGCCAATTAGATCAACTATTCAACTTtctttcttctcctcctccgCCACCTCCGACTACTcttcaaaatcaagattcaTCATTTTCATTACAAACACAAAACTCTAATTTTGTCATTACAAGTACTCATCATGTGCCTACAAAGAAACCAATTGTCACCAATCATGTGATTAAAAAGAAACCAATTTTGATCAagaatattaatattattgttgatcaagttcaagataaagaaaaagtagtggagaagaagaaagttaTGAGAAGAGATGTTGAAAGGCAAAGAAGGTGCGATATGGCTAAGCTTTACCAACGTTTGCGCCTTCTTATTCCTTCCAAGTATCTCATG GGAAAGAGATCTATATCTGATCATCTAGAAGAGATTGTGGAttatgtaaaagacttgaggaagaatatAGAGGACTtggaaataaaaagagaaaaattgaaAGATATAAAAAATGTTATTTGTAGCTCTCAATTGGCACCATCTTCTTCCTCTATGAAATTAAGTGACGATGATGGAGATAGAATAATAGTGAAATCATGCAATGGAGGAGTGGAAATTTCAATAAAAGGAGGGATTTCTCTTTCAAAAGTGCTTAAAGTTGTTATGAAAGGAGGACTTATTGTTAATTGTTGTGTTTCCTCCACAATTAATCGAAGGCTTATTCACATCATTCAATCTAAG GTTAATACAAGAGGGGATATTGATCTTGCAATGCTACGATCCAAGTTAATGAGTATATCTTAG